A portion of the Pseudarthrobacter defluvii genome contains these proteins:
- a CDS encoding matrixin family metalloprotease, whose translation MQFRTMLGIAVVVCLYFTPTFFDRAVLPVTAPYLPGAKVPPPGVEAAPSPLGKPPASTGSTAFVLQESPKAGQTLVAYDPCRPVHYVVRPDNALPGGDGLINEAVAAVSRASGLQFVYDGTTTEAPADQRQAFQPERYGKRWAPVLIAWSSPAETPELAGNVAGLGGSGYATAPGQPLVLAAGQISLDAPDLAGIMASRPDGAAEVRAIIMHELGHVLGLAHANDPSQLMYAENKGVQDFAAGDRAGLALLGAGPCVPQL comes from the coding sequence GTGCAGTTCCGGACCATGCTGGGGATCGCCGTCGTGGTCTGCCTGTACTTCACGCCGACGTTCTTTGACCGCGCGGTCCTCCCAGTCACTGCCCCGTACCTGCCCGGCGCCAAGGTGCCGCCGCCAGGCGTGGAGGCCGCCCCGTCACCCTTGGGCAAGCCGCCGGCCAGCACCGGTTCAACGGCATTCGTGCTGCAGGAATCGCCCAAGGCGGGACAGACATTAGTGGCGTACGATCCGTGCCGCCCCGTGCATTACGTTGTTCGGCCGGACAATGCCTTGCCGGGTGGGGATGGGCTGATCAACGAAGCGGTGGCAGCCGTTTCCCGCGCCTCCGGCCTGCAGTTTGTCTACGACGGAACCACTACGGAAGCGCCGGCAGATCAACGTCAAGCTTTCCAGCCTGAGCGCTACGGGAAGCGCTGGGCACCGGTGCTGATCGCTTGGTCGTCGCCCGCGGAAACCCCTGAACTCGCCGGCAACGTCGCAGGCCTCGGCGGTAGCGGCTATGCAACAGCCCCTGGACAACCGCTGGTCCTCGCCGCCGGCCAGATCAGCCTGGACGCCCCCGACCTCGCCGGCATCATGGCCAGCAGGCCGGATGGCGCCGCGGAAGTGCGGGCCATCATCATGCACGAGCTCGGGCACGTGCTGGGCCTGGCCCACGCGAACGATCCAAGCCAGCTCATGTATGCCGAGAACAAGGGCGTGCAGGACTTCGCAGCCGGCGACCGCGCAGGGCTTGCACTGCTGGGAGCGGGACCCTGCGTGCCGCAGCTCTAG
- a CDS encoding ABC transporter substrate-binding protein → MANSQDNSPRNQQGSTRIVAGQAAEPKRQLGLKIGIAAAALALIGGGAAVASAVNNAAPVASQETAPSGNPAAELKLGYFGNVTHAPALVGVSKGFIADELGSTKLSTQVFNAGPAAIEALNAGAIDATYIGPNPAINSFVKSQGQSVNIIAGAAAGGAQLVVKPGISSAADLKGKTLASPQLGGTQDVALRAWLSSQGYKTNVDGSGDVAINPTENAQTLKLFQDGKLDGAWLPEPWASRLVLTAGAKVLVDEKDLWDGSLSGKPGEFPTTILIVNQKFAADHPDTVKALLKGHVKSVEWLSSASAGEKATVINAALKEAAGAELKPDVIDRSLKNIVFTVDPLADTYGKLLADGVTAGTTKQADISGIFDLRALNGVSNEKTSAAGLGKE, encoded by the coding sequence ATGGCAAACTCGCAGGACAACAGTCCCCGGAACCAGCAAGGTTCCACCCGGATCGTCGCCGGCCAGGCGGCCGAGCCCAAGCGCCAGCTTGGGCTGAAGATCGGCATCGCGGCCGCCGCCCTGGCGCTCATCGGCGGCGGTGCCGCGGTCGCCTCCGCCGTCAACAACGCCGCCCCGGTCGCATCACAGGAGACTGCTCCTTCCGGCAACCCCGCTGCGGAGCTGAAGCTCGGCTACTTCGGCAACGTCACGCACGCGCCTGCCCTGGTGGGCGTCAGCAAGGGCTTCATCGCCGATGAACTCGGCAGCACCAAACTCAGCACCCAGGTCTTCAACGCCGGCCCTGCAGCCATCGAGGCGCTGAATGCCGGCGCCATCGACGCCACCTACATCGGACCCAACCCGGCCATCAACTCGTTCGTCAAAAGCCAGGGACAATCCGTGAACATCATTGCCGGGGCTGCTGCCGGCGGCGCTCAGCTGGTGGTCAAGCCGGGCATCAGCTCCGCTGCCGACCTGAAGGGCAAGACCCTGGCTTCACCGCAGCTAGGCGGCACGCAGGACGTGGCCCTCCGTGCCTGGCTTTCAAGCCAGGGTTACAAGACGAACGTGGACGGCAGCGGTGACGTCGCCATCAACCCGACGGAGAATGCCCAGACCCTCAAGCTGTTCCAGGACGGAAAGCTCGATGGCGCGTGGTTGCCTGAGCCGTGGGCATCACGTTTGGTGCTGACCGCCGGAGCCAAGGTGCTGGTGGATGAGAAGGACCTGTGGGACGGCTCGCTGTCCGGCAAGCCGGGGGAGTTCCCCACCACCATCCTGATCGTGAACCAAAAGTTCGCCGCCGACCACCCGGACACCGTCAAGGCGCTGCTGAAGGGCCACGTGAAGTCCGTTGAGTGGCTTAGCTCTGCATCCGCTGGAGAGAAGGCCACCGTCATCAACGCCGCACTGAAGGAAGCCGCCGGCGCGGAGCTCAAGCCCGACGTCATCGACCGCTCGCTGAAGAACATCGTGTTCACCGTGGACCCGCTGGCCGATACCTACGGGAAACTCCTGGCCGACGGCGTGACTGCCGGCACCACCAAGCAGGCCGACATCAGCGGCATCTTCGACCTGCGCGCGCTCAACGGCGTCTCGAACGAGAAGACGTCAGCTGCAGGGCTCGGAAAGGAGTAG
- a CDS encoding carbohydrate kinase family protein, producing the protein MPSFWQSMTMLTVIGEGLVDVVQRATGIQAHVGGSPLNVAVGLARLDHPVQFIGRYGRDAYGDSVAAHLRASSVMLPVPPDDLPTSVATALIDDDGAATYTFDLAWDLPGIADRLGFMLQGTTLLHTGSIATMLKPGATEVLAAVEHAHPSATISFDPNCRPSIITDVDYARRQAEKFVVLSDVVKASDEDLAWLYPGQDVLDSARQWLALGGEEGPAMVVVTRGAEGPWGVCRAGEVSVPAPKVDVADTVGAGDSFMAALLSGLVDRELDGAQNRQDLRALPVEGLAELLEHAARAAAVTVSRPGANPPTRAELHGAEKEG; encoded by the coding sequence CTGCCCTCTTTCTGGCAGAGTATGACCATGCTCACAGTGATCGGCGAAGGCCTTGTTGACGTTGTCCAGCGCGCCACCGGAATCCAGGCCCACGTGGGCGGCAGCCCGCTCAACGTTGCGGTGGGCCTGGCCCGGCTGGACCATCCGGTGCAGTTCATCGGCCGCTACGGAAGGGACGCCTACGGCGACTCGGTGGCCGCGCACCTGCGCGCCAGTTCAGTGATGCTGCCGGTGCCCCCGGACGACCTGCCGACCAGCGTGGCCACCGCATTGATTGACGACGACGGCGCCGCCACCTACACGTTCGACCTCGCCTGGGACCTCCCCGGCATTGCCGACCGGCTCGGCTTCATGCTGCAGGGCACCACGCTGCTGCACACCGGTTCCATCGCGACGATGCTGAAGCCGGGCGCCACCGAGGTGCTCGCCGCCGTCGAACACGCCCACCCGTCCGCAACGATCAGCTTCGATCCCAACTGCCGGCCGAGCATCATCACGGACGTGGACTACGCCCGGCGGCAGGCGGAGAAGTTCGTGGTGCTCTCCGATGTGGTCAAGGCGTCCGACGAGGACCTGGCCTGGCTGTATCCCGGGCAGGATGTGCTGGATTCGGCGCGCCAGTGGCTGGCGCTCGGCGGGGAGGAGGGGCCCGCGATGGTGGTCGTCACCCGTGGCGCGGAGGGCCCGTGGGGCGTGTGCCGGGCCGGCGAAGTATCCGTGCCTGCGCCAAAAGTGGACGTTGCGGACACCGTCGGAGCGGGGGATTCGTTCATGGCGGCGCTGCTGTCCGGCCTGGTGGACCGGGAGCTGGATGGAGCCCAGAACCGGCAGGACCTGCGGGCCCTGCCGGTTGAGGGATTGGCCGAACTCCTGGAGCACGCCGCAAGGGCCGCCGCCGTCACCGTGTCCCGGCCGGGGGCCAACCCGCCCACGCGCGCTGAGCTGCACGGGGCTGAAAAAGAGGGCTAA
- a CDS encoding alpha/beta hydrolase: MTHRHRYDYGQDPSQWGELFLPDLPPGGKHRGVVVVIHGGYWRPQYGAELGEPLAQDMADHGMAAWNLEYRRAGNGGGWPGTFQDILAGIDKLRALAEPHSLDLSKVVALGHSAGGHLAVWAAGRERLRGLGAEDGLQVENDGVRLTGVVSQSGVLNLAEAERLNLSNGAVANLLGGPSSGFPERHRMADPMAALPLGVPVYAVHATEDVDVPLSMSATYVDAGRSGPVPAELVMVPGDHFALIDVSAEAYVTCRDLVGRLLR; encoded by the coding sequence GTGACGCACCGCCACCGCTATGACTACGGCCAGGACCCCAGCCAGTGGGGTGAACTGTTCCTCCCCGACCTTCCACCCGGCGGGAAACACCGGGGCGTCGTGGTGGTGATCCACGGCGGCTACTGGCGCCCGCAGTATGGGGCAGAACTGGGGGAGCCACTGGCACAGGACATGGCTGACCATGGCATGGCCGCCTGGAACCTTGAATACCGGAGGGCCGGCAACGGTGGGGGGTGGCCGGGCACTTTCCAGGACATCCTGGCGGGCATCGACAAGCTTCGCGCGCTCGCGGAACCGCACTCACTGGACCTCAGCAAAGTGGTGGCGCTGGGCCACTCGGCCGGCGGCCACCTGGCGGTGTGGGCCGCGGGGAGGGAGCGGCTGCGCGGGCTTGGGGCGGAGGATGGCCTGCAGGTGGAGAACGACGGCGTCCGCCTCACCGGGGTGGTGAGTCAGTCCGGCGTCCTCAACCTGGCCGAGGCCGAGCGCCTGAACCTCAGCAACGGAGCCGTGGCCAACCTGCTCGGCGGCCCGTCGTCGGGCTTCCCCGAACGGCACCGCATGGCAGACCCCATGGCCGCGCTGCCGCTGGGCGTGCCCGTCTACGCCGTCCACGCCACGGAGGATGTGGACGTGCCGCTGAGCATGTCCGCCACCTACGTGGATGCGGGCCGTTCCGGACCCGTTCCGGCGGAGCTGGTCATGGTGCCGGGCGACCACTTCGCCCTGATCGATGTCAGCGCCGAGGCCTATGTGACGTGCCGGGACCTTGTGGGCCGCCTGCTCCGCTGA